DNA sequence from the Pedobacter sp. W3I1 genome:
ACAATGCAGACCAATGAATACTGCTTAAGTTTAAAAATAATGAATGGTAAGGTTTTATAAATTCTATCAAAAAACGGAAGAAGAAATACAGCACCATGAATAACTTAAACTGATCTCCGTTAATTAGCTCCTTATGTTTTAAGCGATTAAAAAGAAAAATCAAAAGCGTGAGATAAATCATTTCGTAGAGCATGATGGGATGCCGCGGTATACCATCTCCCAGATCCATACCCATAAAAAAGCGGGTAGGAACGCCATAAGTTGGCTCATCGATCCCCATCGAAAAGCAACCAATACGGCCTATAATCAGCGCCACCAAAATCGGGATAACATAAATGTCTCCGGAGGCAATATGAACGCCTATTATCTTTTTTATTAATTCGACACCGAACAAACCGCCAAGCAAACCGCCAACAATGGTTTTACTTTGATAAAGAACTGAAAAACTAAGATGGTGGATAACCTCGGGCGTTTCGAGCACAGCAATTACACGCGAACCGATTAAAGCTCCAAGCATGGCACCCAACATAATCCACAACCTGTTTTCGTCAGATATCGGATCTACAATCCCCTTTTTATTATAATAATATAACCTCACACCAATTATAAATGCCAGGGTTTCGAAAATATAGTGATAATGGTATTGCTCACCAAAAAGCTCGAATTGAAAGGGAAACAAAGATTTTAACAACATGTATTAAAACCAAAGTCTGCAAAAAACAGGTAAATGATCCGAGTAATACCTTTTATCCTTACTATCGGTTAATACAGCGAATTTCTGTACCTTAAATCCTTTGTTTACAAAAATATAGTCGATCCTGTTTTTCAGGTCACTGTTAAAATCAAAGGCATTAAAAGTACCTGTGGGGCCATATGGAGGCTCTATAGAAATATCTTTCGCATCGATAAGAAAAGATTTGATTGTAGCAATAGCTTCAGTTTCGGGCGTTACATTTAAGTCGCCTGTAAAAACAACCGGCAAATCAGGTGCTATCTGCTGTATTTTTTGTTTCAATAATTTGGCTGATTCAATTCTCGCTTTCACTCCAATATGATCGTAGTGGGTATTAAAAACGATAAATTCTTTTTTATTCAGCTTATCGTACAATTTAACCCAGCTGCATACCCGGTTAAGTGCAGCGTCCCATCCTTTTGACGGAACATCAGGCGTTTCTGATAGCCAAAACGTTCCTCCATCTTTTTTAGTAAATCGGTCTTTATCGAAATAAACAGCTGAAAATTCTCCTTTTCTCTTTCCATCTTCACGACCAACACCCACCACATCGAAATTAGAATTTTCGAGCAGGGCATCGAATTGTTCAGGTAAGGCTTCCTGTACACAAAGAATATTAGCATCGTGAAATTTCACCAATGCTTTTACATTCTCTTTTCGGTTTGGCCAGGCATTAACACCATCTGATGCTACATTTAAGCGGATGTTATAGGTAATGATATTAATTGGAACAGCTTTTTTCTGAGCGAAAGCCACAATCGTTAATAAAAGAAAAACAGGGATGATTTTTAAAGTATTCATAAATATAATTACACCATAAATTAATGCCGGCTGGCAAGTAACACTTAATTTTAAGCCGCTATTATACTAATTTAACGTTAATTGTACTTTAACAATCTAATATCTTTAAATTAAATCTTCATCCCGATAACTATAGTAACGGTTATTAGCGAAAATCAGGTGATCAACCACATACAGACTCAGCAAATTCCCTGAAGCAACCATATTCCGGGTTAATTTATCGTCGCTCTCGCTGGGCTTTAAATTTCCTGAAGGATGGTTGTGCGCTAATACAATATTTGCCGCATTGTTTTCTAAAGCTGTTTTAAAAATAATTTTCGGATCGGCTACTGTACCTGCCTGCCCCCCTTTACTGATCAAAAATTTACCTATCACCCGGTTAGACCTGTTTAGAAGTACTATCCAGAACTCTTCGTGATTGAGATTAGCGAAAGTTTGATGTAAATATTTATAAACATCGTTAGAAGTGGTAATGTGTGTAATGGCCTCCTCTGCGGTTTCCTTTCGCCGTAAACCAAGTTCTAAAGCGGCAATAATGGTTAATGCTTTGGCTTCTCCAATACCTCTAAACCTCGAAAGATCCAGAATGGAGGCTTTCCCCAGTTTTGTTAAATTGTTATCGTAAAAAGATAAAACCCTTTTACTTAAATCTACAGCGGTTTCATTTTTACTTCCCGAGCCAATTAAAATAGCAATCAGTTCGGCATCTGTTAAATGTCTTCGGCCATGTAATAAAAGTTTTTCACGCGGGCGATCTTCTTCAGCCCATAACTTTATCCCTAGTTTTTGTTCGTAATTTTCCATTTTTTTAGACAAAAAAAGGCATCCTAACTTTTGATTAGGATGCCTTACTAATATCGTAAAAAAATTGGCTTATTTTAAACCGTTAACGAATTTCGTTAATTTTGATTTGTTATTAGCCGCTTTGTTTTTGTGGATAATACTCTTTTTAGCTAAACGATCTAACATAGAGATTACTTTAGGCAATAAATCAGATGCAGATTTTTTATCTTCTGCAGCACGTAATCTTTTAATAAAGGTACGTGTAGTTTTTGCCTGATATCTGTTACGTAAACGTTTTGTTGCGTTTGCTCTAATTCTTTTTAATGAAGATTTATGATTTGCCATTTCTATTTAGCCTTTTATTTTTCTTATTCGTTTCCTATAATTCGGGTTGCAAATATAGGATTAATGTTTTTAAATTACAAAACACTTTCAACTTTTTTTTCATTAAAATTGAACCCTATTTCCGGACTGCAAAAATACGTTAAAATTATTCATTAATAATACTTTAACATAATTGAATAAAAATTCTTTTCCATTAAGAAAACAGGCTTAAAAATACTATTTTTGGACAAAACGATTTTGAGTGAAAAAACGAATAGCCATCTTTGCATCAGGTTCTGGCTCTAATGCCCAAAAGCTGATGGAGCATTTTAAACGGAGTAACGAGATAGAAATTTCTTTGGTATTAACCAATAATGCAGACGCCTATGTGCTACAAAGAGCTGATAATTTCGAAATCCCCACTCATATATTCGACAAAAACGAGTTCTATAAAACAGATGAAGTAATAGACCTGCTCAAAAATCTTGAAATCGATTTTATTGTACTGGCTGGTTTTCTTTGGCTAATTCCCCAAAACCTGATCCACGCTTACCCTGGTAGAATTGTAAATATCCATCCGGCAATCCTTCCTAAATTTGGCGGTAAGGGCATGTACGGAGATCATGTACATAATGCTGTTATGGCCGCCGGCGAAACTGAAGGTGGAATAACGATTCATTATGTTAACGAAAACTACGATGAAGGCGAGTATATTTATCAGGCCCGCTATAGAATCGACAAAAACGACAACCTGGAAATGGTAAAGTTTAAAGGTCAGCAGCTCGAACACCAGCATTACCCACGTATTGTAGAAACCATTGTTAAAAAGATAAAAAAATAACCTTTAATAAGACACTAACATGATTCTAATTAAACCGGTGGTTTATTTCTTTTTGGTATCAAAATCAATAATGCACTTACGATAATAAGAAAGCCTATATTTAGTAATGTTGCCCATCGGTAAGCAAGCGGAAACGATGTTAATATTGGTGGATTACCCAGGCGTTGAAAGAAAACGCCCCCAATTACTGCAACCCCTATAGCCACTGAGACCTGTTGCAATGTTAAATAAATACCTGATGAGGCCCCTAACATATTTTCGGGAATACTTTTTAAAGATATAGTCATTAAAGAAGGCAAGATTGTACCACAGCCAATTCCATAAACAAACAATACAATTGGTATTTGTCCTTGAGCGGCATCACGTGAATCGAATATAACCAGATGAAAAACGAGCGCCATAATCATAATAACTGATCCGCATAGCGATACATATTTACCGTAACGGGTTACCCGGCTTGCAAAAAACATAGATGCAAGCACATAACCGATCCCCTGACAAACAAAATAGATTCCGGTATGAATGGAACTAATGCCCATCCCATTTTGTAAATAAACGGTGTTGATCAAAAAGTAAGAATCTTGAACGAAGTAATAAAACAGAGAAATTAAAAGTCCGATTCTGAAATCAAAATTCTTAAACACCCTGGTATCGAGCAAAGAATTCCTTCCCAACCTTTTGCTTAACCGCTGATCATAAATAAAGACAAGAAGCAAAACTACCGATAGTACCAGCATCAAAATGCTCCATATCGGCCAGTTCAATTCCCTCCCCTGAATAAGCGGATAAATAAATGTGGTTAAGGTTAACATGAGTAGCAAGCCTCCGGTAAAATCAAATTTCTCAGCAATTTTTACTGGCGATTCTTTAAGGTATTTTAAGCTCAATACAACAGCAGTTATCCCTATGGGCACATTTATTAAAAAAATTAAACGCCAGCTTTGTGAAATAATTTCAAGCCCAGGAAGCAAACCACCTAAAAATTGGCCAGCAACAGAAGCAATGCCTGCAACGCTACCATATATACCGAGAACTTTTACTCTTTCTTTAGGGTCAGGAAATAAATCGGGGATAAAAGCCATTCCTTGTGGAACCATAAAAGCAGCACTTATTCCCTGAATAAACCTGGCAATGTTTAATTGAATTGCCGATTGTGAAAACCCACAAACAAAAGAAGCAGCTGTAAAGACCAACATTCCGGTTAAAAAAATCTTTTTCTTTCCAAAATATTCGCCCGCCCGCCCTCCGGTAACAAGAAAGGAGGCATACCCCACAATGTACATCACGATTACAAACTGCATATCAGCATCAGTACCTTTAATCCCTGATTTGATAGCAGGAAGCGCTACATTTACAATGAACAGGTCCAGTACAGATAAAAATATAGCCGAACACACTATTAACAACAGGAACCACCTTTGATTTTTTTTCATACCCATGCTTTTCTTATATTTAAAATTTAAAGTAAGAAAACGCTTTAACGGCAATCAAGTAGTCTTATAAACCGTACTAAGTATGCAAAACAGTACCAATAATGAGTATAAAGGAGTTACAAATGGAGAAAATCAGGATTTATTTTTAAATGACTCCCCATTGACAGGTGTGTTTAAGGTGATTGGGGGTAAATGGAAAATTATGCTCATCAAAGCCATTGCCGCCCAATGCCCCAAAAGGTTTGGCGAGCTTAAGCGCGAAATGAATTTCTTAAGCCAGGGTACCCTCACCACACAACTTAAAGAAATGGAACGCGATGGCCTTATCCTTCGCGAAGCTTTTGCAGAATCTCCACCACGCGTAGAGTATAAACTAACCAGTGTAGGTAAAACCCTCCTTCCGGTAATAGACGTTTTAGAAGATTGGTGGACTGCTTTTCAGAACAATAATAGATCAGAAGAAGCACATCTAAAATAATTTAAGTATATATTGATCACCTATGTTTACACCTGTATTACAGGCACAAATAAAGCTCAGAAATGCAGTTGGAAAAGAAAAAACACCCAGCAAATAAAAATATATAGATAATTTCATTTTTATTGGATTCATCACCTAAATAAATGCCTCTGTTTTACTACCTTTGCGGCTCAAAATTTTCAGTAGAATGAGTCAATCCATTAAAATCAAAAACGCTTTAATCTCAGTATATTATAAAGATGGTTTGGAGCCATTGGTAAAATTGTTGGCCGCGCAAGGGGTACAATTATTTTCTACAGGTGGAACAGAACAATTCATCAAAGATTTTAAACCTTCCTGTTACGGCGGTTGAAGATTTAACAGGTTATCCATCTATTTTAGGCGGACGTGTTAAAACCTTACACCCAAAAGTATTTGGTGGAATTTTAAATCGTAGAGCATTAGCTGGCGACCAGGAGCAGATTGCTGAATATGAAATTCCTGAAATTGACCTGGTTATCGTTGACTTATATCCTTTTGAAGAAACCGTAAAAGCAGGTGGAACACCAGAAGAAATTATCGAGAAAATCGATATCGGTGGTATTTCCTTAATCCGTGCCGCTGCCAAAAACTTCAACGATGTGGTGATTATCGCGTCGAAAAACGACTACCCTACTTTACAAGCCCAATTAGAAGCGCAAAATGGTGAAACTACTTTAGCACAGCGTAAAGCATTTGCTAAAAAAGCATTCCATACTTCTTCTCATTACGATACTGCCATTTTTAATTATTTCAATGCTGAAGAGCCGCTTGATGTTTTTAAACAAAGTGTAACTGAAGCTAAAACTTTACGTTATGGCGAAAACCCTCATCAAGGTGGTGTATTTTATGGCGATTTAGACGCGATGTTTACCAAATTGAATGGTAAAGAGCTTTCTTACAACAATTTGGTTGATGTGGACGCAGCTGTTGCTTTGATCGACGAATTTGAAGATCCAACTTTTGCGATCTTAAAACATACAAATGCTTGTGGCATTGCCTCACGCCCTACTGTTAAACAAGCTTGGATTGATGCTTTAGCCTGCGATCCGGTTTCTGCTTTTGGTGGCGTACTGATTACCAATGTTGCGGTAGACTTAGAAACGGCCCAGGAAATTAACAACTTGTTTTTCGAAGTTTTGATTGCTCCTTCTTACCAGGCAGAAGCGATTGAGTTATTCAGTAAAAAGAAAAACCGCGTTATTTTACAACGCAACGAGGTTGAATTGAGCAAAAAACAATTTAAAACATTATTAAACGGTGTAATTGAGCAGGACAAAGATTTAATTATCGAAGGTCCGGAGCAAATGACAACCGTTACCGATAAAGCACCAACTGAACAAGAACTAAAAGACCTGTTCTTTGCTAACAAAATTGTAAAACATACTAAATCGAACACCATTGTTTTGGTTAAGGATGATGTTTTAATTGCAAGCGGGGTTGGTCAAACTTCCCGTGTTGACGCCTTAAAACAAGCGATTGAAAAAGCAGCCTCTTTCGGATTCAGTGTTAAGGGTGCTGCAATGGCTTCTGATGCTTTCTTTCCTTTCCCTGACTGTGTTGAAATTGCTGCCGAAGCCGGAATTACAGCTGTTCTGCAACCAGGTGGATCGATTAAAGATGCTGATTCTGTAGCGAAAGCAAACGAAAAAGGTATTGCAATGGTAACCACTGGGATAAGACACTTTAAACATTAGAAAGGTAGAAGGTAGAGGGTTTAAAGGCAGAGGGTTTTACCTATCGAAAGCTCAAATTCACCATGCAGGTATGAAACTTTGAGGGGCTTCCCCCTTTGGAGGGGGCAGGGGGAGGAAATTAGAAAAGCCGGATCCAAATAAACTAAACCCGACAGCAATGGTTTCCGATTTTCCGTCGGATTGAACGGATAGCTGGAGTGCTTTAACCTAAGAATTATAGGTTTTTATTCTCTAAACATTTTAATTGCCTTAAAAACAATTTAATAACTGAAGAAAATAAAACTTAAAACAATAAAAAAGCTATTTTTACATTAGGAATAGTATAGATTTGATAAAATAAAGAAAACATACCTTATACATGGGATTATTTAACTGGTTTACGCAAGAAGTTGCCATCGATTTAGGCACAGCGAATACCCTGATTATACATAACGACAAAGTAGTTGTAGATGAGCCATCTATCGTTGCTTTTGATCGTACTACAAACAAAGTCATTGCTATAGGTCGTCAGGCAATGCAAATGGAGGGTAAAACCCACGATAATATTAAAACCGTACGCCCATTAAAGGATGGTGTAATTGCTGATTTCAATGCTGCTGAGGCAATGATTAAAGGGATGATCCGTATGCTCAATGGCGGTAAAGGCTGGATGTTTCCTTCTTTACGTATGGTAATCTGTATTCCATCTGGTATTACTGAAGTAGAAAAACGTGCTGTGCGCGATTCTGCTGAAATTGCCGGGGCTAAAGAGGTATACTTAATTCATGAGCCAATGGCAGCTGCCGTAGGTATCGGGATTGATGTAGAAGAGCCAATGGGTAACATGATTATCGATATAGGTGGCGGTACGACAGAAATTGCGGTTATCGCTTTATCAGGTATCGTGTGCGATCAATCTATCCGCGTTGCGGGAGATAACTTCGACTCTGATATCGTAAACTACATCCGCCGCCAACACAACATTATGATTGGTGACCGTACCGCTGAAAAAATTAAAATTGAAGTTGGTGCAGCTTTACCTGAGTTACAGGATGCTCCTGCCGATTTCGCGGTTCAAGGTCGCGATTTAATGACCGGTGTACCCAAACAGATCACTGTATCATATACCGAAATTGCACACTGCCTAGATAAGTCGATCTCTAAAATTGAAGAAGCCATTTTAAAAGCTTTAGAGATTACTCCTCCAGAACTTTCGGCAGATATTTACCAAACTGGTATTTATTTAACCGGTGGTGGTGCATTGTTAAGAGGTTTAGATAAGCGTGTAGCTGCTAAAACAAAATTACCTGTTCACGTTGCAGAAGATCCGCTTCGTGCTGTAGTTCGTGGAACTGGCATCGCCCTTAAAAATATTGGTGGATATAAATTCTTAATGCAATAACATTTAGTTTGGAGTTTGGGGTTGTGAGCTTGGAGTTTTCCACTCAGACTCCAAACTTTTAACTCCCAACTCAATTACTCGGATGCGTAACCTTTGGATTTTCATCAGCAGATACAACGCATTTTTCTTATTTATCATTTTTTTTATTGTTGGGATCTACCTAACGGTGAAAAACAACTCCTATCAGCGAAGCGTAACCTTAAACTCAAGCAATGAGGTAGTTGGCACTGCATACGAAAGGTTAAATGTTTTTAAAAGATATTTAAACCTGGGTATGGTTAACGATAGCCTTGCTGCAGAAAACGCTAAGCTTAAAAGCCAGTTACTGGGATTAACTACGGT
Encoded proteins:
- a CDS encoding prolipoprotein diacylglyceryl transferase, producing the protein MLLKSLFPFQFELFGEQYHYHYIFETLAFIIGVRLYYYNKKGIVDPISDENRLWIMLGAMLGALIGSRVIAVLETPEVIHHLSFSVLYQSKTIVGGLLGGLFGVELIKKIIGVHIASGDIYVIPILVALIIGRIGCFSMGIDEPTYGVPTRFFMGMDLGDGIPRHPIMLYEMIYLTLLIFLFNRLKHKELINGDQFKLFMVLYFFFRFLIEFIKPYHSLFLNLSSIHWSALFIFMYYYKFIIRISKQILPQQ
- a CDS encoding endonuclease/exonuclease/phosphatase family protein codes for the protein MNTLKIIPVFLLLTIVAFAQKKAVPINIITYNIRLNVASDGVNAWPNRKENVKALVKFHDANILCVQEALPEQFDALLENSNFDVVGVGREDGKRKGEFSAVYFDKDRFTKKDGGTFWLSETPDVPSKGWDAALNRVCSWVKLYDKLNKKEFIVFNTHYDHIGVKARIESAKLLKQKIQQIAPDLPVVFTGDLNVTPETEAIATIKSFLIDAKDISIEPPYGPTGTFNAFDFNSDLKNRIDYIFVNKGFKVQKFAVLTDSKDKRYYSDHLPVFCRLWF
- the radC gene encoding DNA repair protein RadC, with translation MENYEQKLGIKLWAEEDRPREKLLLHGRRHLTDAELIAILIGSGSKNETAVDLSKRVLSFYDNNLTKLGKASILDLSRFRGIGEAKALTIIAALELGLRRKETAEEAITHITTSNDVYKYLHQTFANLNHEEFWIVLLNRSNRVIGKFLISKGGQAGTVADPKIIFKTALENNAANIVLAHNHPSGNLKPSESDDKLTRNMVASGNLLSLYVVDHLIFANNRYYSYRDEDLI
- the rpsT gene encoding 30S ribosomal protein S20 — protein: MANHKSSLKRIRANATKRLRNRYQAKTTRTFIKRLRAAEDKKSASDLLPKVISMLDRLAKKSIIHKNKAANNKSKLTKFVNGLK
- a CDS encoding phosphoribosylglycinamide formyltransferase, translating into MKKRIAIFASGSGSNAQKLMEHFKRSNEIEISLVLTNNADAYVLQRADNFEIPTHIFDKNEFYKTDEVIDLLKNLEIDFIVLAGFLWLIPQNLIHAYPGRIVNIHPAILPKFGGKGMYGDHVHNAVMAAGETEGGITIHYVNENYDEGEYIYQARYRIDKNDNLEMVKFKGQQLEHQHYPRIVETIVKKIKK
- a CDS encoding MFS transporter; amino-acid sequence: MKKNQRWFLLLIVCSAIFLSVLDLFIVNVALPAIKSGIKGTDADMQFVIVMYIVGYASFLVTGGRAGEYFGKKKIFLTGMLVFTAASFVCGFSQSAIQLNIARFIQGISAAFMVPQGMAFIPDLFPDPKERVKVLGIYGSVAGIASVAGQFLGGLLPGLEIISQSWRLIFLINVPIGITAVVLSLKYLKESPVKIAEKFDFTGGLLLMLTLTTFIYPLIQGRELNWPIWSILMLVLSVVLLLVFIYDQRLSKRLGRNSLLDTRVFKNFDFRIGLLISLFYYFVQDSYFLINTVYLQNGMGISSIHTGIYFVCQGIGYVLASMFFASRVTRYGKYVSLCGSVIMIMALVFHLVIFDSRDAAQGQIPIVLFVYGIGCGTILPSLMTISLKSIPENMLGASSGIYLTLQQVSVAIGVAVIGGVFFQRLGNPPILTSFPLAYRWATLLNIGFLIIVSALLILIPKRNKPPV
- a CDS encoding helix-turn-helix domain-containing protein, whose protein sequence is MQNSTNNEYKGVTNGENQDLFLNDSPLTGVFKVIGGKWKIMLIKAIAAQCPKRFGELKREMNFLSQGTLTTQLKEMERDGLILREAFAESPPRVEYKLTSVGKTLLPVIDVLEDWWTAFQNNNRSEEAHLK
- a CDS encoding rod shape-determining protein — encoded protein: MGLFNWFTQEVAIDLGTANTLIIHNDKVVVDEPSIVAFDRTTNKVIAIGRQAMQMEGKTHDNIKTVRPLKDGVIADFNAAEAMIKGMIRMLNGGKGWMFPSLRMVICIPSGITEVEKRAVRDSAEIAGAKEVYLIHEPMAAAVGIGIDVEEPMGNMIIDIGGGTTEIAVIALSGIVCDQSIRVAGDNFDSDIVNYIRRQHNIMIGDRTAEKIKIEVGAALPELQDAPADFAVQGRDLMTGVPKQITVSYTEIAHCLDKSISKIEEAILKALEITPPELSADIYQTGIYLTGGGALLRGLDKRVAAKTKLPVHVAEDPLRAVVRGTGIALKNIGGYKFLMQ